One window from the genome of Haladaptatus paucihalophilus DX253 encodes:
- a CDS encoding DMT family transporter — translation MSSSRSRFIAALFAFVALAWGGSYVAISVGLHNLPPVFFAASRLDIAAVVLLPSVVAWFDDWRPTTAGDWLTVFAAGLFVAGGTNAFLFVGQQTTPSAVAAVIFALNPILATLFAWALLPSERLSVVSVLGVVLGILGVAIVADPTPEMLLSARGLGPWILLCGAACLGFGTVLTRRFETTLPTLVTTSWGLLFGGLFLHAVSYGLGEHVSTAWSSTLLVSIAYLGVVATAGAYSAYFELIARIGAVRTALVSYVVPVVTAIAGWLLVGETITLHTVAGFVVIATGFALTERRTLVAGLRDGGGTETDA, via the coding sequence GTGTCCAGTTCTCGCTCCCGGTTCATCGCCGCGCTCTTCGCCTTCGTCGCGCTGGCGTGGGGCGGTTCCTACGTCGCAATCTCGGTCGGCCTGCACAACCTCCCGCCGGTGTTCTTCGCCGCGAGCCGCCTCGACATCGCGGCGGTCGTCCTCCTGCCGTCCGTCGTCGCGTGGTTCGACGACTGGCGACCGACGACGGCCGGCGATTGGCTCACCGTTTTCGCCGCCGGGCTGTTCGTCGCAGGGGGAACCAACGCCTTCCTGTTCGTCGGCCAGCAGACCACGCCGAGCGCCGTCGCCGCCGTGATATTCGCGCTCAATCCGATACTGGCGACGCTGTTCGCGTGGGCGCTGCTGCCGAGCGAACGGCTCTCGGTCGTCTCGGTCCTCGGCGTCGTCCTCGGGATTCTCGGCGTCGCCATCGTCGCCGACCCGACCCCCGAGATGCTCCTCTCGGCGCGGGGACTCGGTCCGTGGATACTCCTCTGTGGCGCGGCCTGTCTCGGGTTCGGCACCGTCCTCACGCGGCGGTTCGAGACGACGCTTCCGACGCTCGTGACGACCAGTTGGGGCCTCCTGTTCGGCGGCCTCTTCCTCCACGCCGTGAGCTACGGACTCGGCGAGCACGTTTCGACCGCGTGGAGTTCGACGCTTCTGGTATCGATTGCCTACCTCGGCGTCGTCGCCACCGCGGGGGCGTACTCGGCGTACTTCGAACTCATCGCGCGCATCGGCGCGGTTCGTACGGCGCTCGTCTCCTACGTCGTCCCCGTCGTCACCGCGATTGCGGGCTGGCTCCTCGTCGGCGAGACCATCACGCTCCACACCGTCGCCGGATTCGTCGTCATCGCAACGGGCTTCGCGCTGACCGAACGGCGGACGCTCGTCGCCGGACTTCGGGACGGCGGCGGGACGGAAACGGACGCGTGA
- a CDS encoding DHH family phosphoesterase, translated as MGEVAVGEAEELETVLEDTDSLAIVCHYQPDPDCLASAYALQWIAARNGVTNTDIFYQGHITHQEIRSFIGIFDISLQEIDDASLESYDIVAFVDHSISGTEVEIPPTVDADVVIDNVEPPGDPDASFVDTRPEYGSTAAILAEYVTNWDDDPPELVASALLFAIHRERLDDVRYPTRLDYRAALDLFPYADIDLIEEVYGSSLTPETLDAVGRAIHHRTMRGSVLVSSIGQTSDSGALPQAAEYLLRLEGIRTVLVMGVVNGDLWLSGRSFDPRIDIGMALNGAFSEFGTAGGHQDRAGGQLSLGIFADTDMDSPVINERLFQIVADRFFRTLALDED; from the coding sequence ATGGGGGAAGTTGCCGTCGGGGAAGCCGAAGAACTGGAGACCGTTTTGGAAGACACCGACTCGCTGGCAATCGTCTGTCACTACCAGCCGGACCCGGACTGTCTGGCGAGTGCATATGCGCTTCAATGGATCGCCGCGCGAAACGGCGTGACCAACACGGACATCTTCTACCAGGGTCACATCACCCATCAGGAGATTCGCTCGTTCATCGGCATCTTCGACATCAGCCTGCAGGAGATCGACGACGCCTCCCTCGAGAGCTACGACATCGTGGCGTTCGTGGACCACTCGATTTCCGGCACGGAGGTCGAAATCCCGCCGACCGTCGACGCCGATGTCGTCATCGACAACGTGGAACCGCCCGGAGACCCGGACGCCTCGTTCGTGGACACGCGACCGGAGTACGGTTCGACGGCGGCGATTCTGGCGGAGTACGTGACCAACTGGGACGATGACCCGCCGGAACTGGTCGCCTCGGCGTTGCTCTTTGCCATCCACCGAGAACGACTCGACGACGTTCGCTATCCGACCAGACTCGACTACCGAGCGGCGCTCGATCTCTTTCCCTACGCCGACATCGACCTCATCGAAGAGGTGTACGGGTCGTCGCTCACCCCGGAGACGCTCGATGCGGTTGGACGGGCCATCCATCACCGGACCATGCGCGGGTCCGTCCTCGTTTCCAGCATCGGACAGACGTCCGACAGCGGCGCGCTCCCACAGGCCGCGGAGTACCTCCTTCGACTCGAAGGCATCCGGACCGTCCTCGTCATGGGCGTCGTCAACGGCGACCTCTGGCTCAGCGGACGCTCGTTCGACCCCCGAATCGACATCGGGATGGCACTCAACGGCGCGTTCTCCGAGTTCGGCACCGCGGGCGGCCACCAAGACCGGGCGGGCGGACAGCTATCGCTCGGCATCTTCGCGGACACCGACATGGACTCGCCCGTCATCAACGAACGCCTCTTCCAAATCGTCGCCGACCGGTTCTTCAGGACGCTCGCGCTCGACGAGGACTGA
- a CDS encoding ester cyclase, with protein sequence MEDVDENKEVVNRLINEFVNEGNEAVADELLAADYVRYDPDAPSGTQDADEFKAMIRTFGEAFPDAEVKIEEMIGEGDLVVFRGTETGTHEGEFVGHEPTGETFEITGLAMHRVRDGQITETWANWDMLGMMQQLGIVPTPDELTELSD encoded by the coding sequence ATGGAAGACGTAGACGAAAACAAGGAAGTAGTCAATCGGCTCATCAACGAGTTCGTCAACGAGGGGAACGAAGCGGTCGCGGACGAACTGCTCGCGGCGGATTACGTCCGTTACGACCCCGACGCGCCGTCGGGGACGCAGGACGCGGACGAGTTCAAAGCGATGATTCGGACGTTCGGGGAGGCGTTCCCCGACGCCGAGGTGAAAATCGAGGAGATGATCGGGGAGGGCGATTTGGTCGTGTTCCGCGGCACCGAAACCGGCACCCACGAAGGCGAGTTCGTCGGCCACGAGCCGACGGGCGAGACGTTCGAAATTACCGGCCTCGCCATGCACCGCGTCAGGGACGGCCAAATAACGGAGACGTGGGCCAACTGGGACATGCTCGGGATGATGCAACAGCTCGGCATCGTCCCGACGCCCGACGAACTGACCGAACTCTCCGACTGA
- a CDS encoding diaminobutyrate--2-oxoglutarate transaminase, protein MSRSESERLLAKQARRESNARTYPRHLPLAIERAEGVTVEDVDGREYYDCLAGAGTLALGHNHPVVVQAIEDVLDASGPLHTLDITTPTKDAFVDRLFESLPDEFADTARVQFCSPAGTDAIEAALKLVKTATGNRSLLAFQGGYHGMTHGALGLMGDTDPKAAVPGTMPDVHHLPYPYDYRCPFGIGGEDGHRTSSRYVERLLDDPESGIVAPAGMVLELVQGEGGAIPAPDEWTREIRRMTRERDIPLVVDEIQTGLGRTGETYAFEHADIVPDVVTLSKAVGGGLPLAVVVYDESLDVWEPGAHAGTFRGDQLAMAAGQATIEYVLENDLAAHAERMGERLRSHLDGTAETFDFVGDVRGRGLMLGAEIVDSTSEPDELGSYPAAPDLASAVRAECFDRGLIVELGGRHGSTVRFLPPLVVTKDDIDAIAERFHDAVAAAEREVVTA, encoded by the coding sequence ATGAGTCGTTCCGAAAGCGAGCGGCTGCTCGCAAAACAAGCGCGGCGCGAGTCGAACGCGCGGACGTACCCGCGTCATCTCCCCCTCGCAATCGAGCGCGCGGAGGGGGTCACGGTGGAGGACGTGGACGGTCGGGAGTACTACGACTGTCTCGCGGGCGCGGGGACGCTCGCTCTCGGCCACAACCACCCGGTCGTCGTGCAGGCCATCGAGGACGTGTTGGACGCGAGCGGCCCGCTCCACACGCTCGATATCACGACGCCGACGAAGGACGCGTTCGTGGACCGGTTGTTCGAGAGCCTCCCCGACGAGTTCGCCGACACCGCGCGCGTGCAGTTCTGTAGCCCCGCGGGAACCGACGCCATCGAGGCGGCGCTGAAGCTCGTCAAGACCGCGACCGGAAACCGCTCCCTCCTCGCGTTTCAGGGCGGCTATCATGGGATGACCCACGGCGCGCTCGGGCTGATGGGCGACACCGACCCGAAGGCGGCCGTTCCGGGGACGATGCCCGACGTCCACCACCTGCCGTACCCATACGACTACCGCTGTCCGTTCGGCATCGGCGGCGAGGACGGCCACCGGACGTCGAGTCGGTACGTCGAACGACTGCTGGACGACCCGGAGAGCGGTATCGTTGCCCCCGCCGGAATGGTGCTCGAACTCGTGCAGGGCGAGGGCGGTGCGATTCCCGCCCCCGACGAGTGGACCCGCGAGATTCGGCGGATGACCCGCGAACGCGACATCCCGCTCGTCGTGGACGAGATTCAGACCGGACTCGGACGGACGGGCGAAACGTACGCCTTCGAACACGCGGACATCGTGCCGGACGTGGTGACGCTCTCGAAAGCGGTCGGCGGCGGCCTCCCCCTCGCGGTGGTCGTCTACGACGAATCGCTCGACGTGTGGGAACCGGGTGCCCACGCCGGGACGTTCCGCGGCGACCAGTTGGCGATGGCCGCCGGGCAGGCGACCATCGAGTACGTCCTCGAAAACGACCTCGCCGCTCACGCGGAGCGGATGGGCGAGCGCCTCCGAAGTCACCTCGACGGGACCGCGGAGACGTTCGATTTCGTCGGCGACGTTCGCGGCCGCGGGCTGATGCTCGGGGCCGAAATCGTGGACTCGACGTCCGAGCCGGACGAACTCGGCAGTTATCCCGCCGCGCCGGACCTCGCGTCGGCCGTCCGCGCCGAGTGTTTCGACCGTGGTCTCATCGTGGAACTGGGCGGTCGTCACGGCAGCACCGTCCGATTCCTCCCGCCGCTCGTCGTCACGAAGGACGACATCGACGCCATCGCGGAACGGTTCCACGACGCTGTCGCGGCGGCCGAGCGCGAGGTGGTGACGGCATGA
- a CDS encoding pyridoxal phosphate-dependent decarboxylase family protein, whose amino-acid sequence MTKANAKEIEKRESADSLFLGSDGGDDAYRRAMAKATDAVLDSVGDGEQPYSGQSPESLRELFADESMIPEEGTGVEEAIEDAKSILRNSVNVSNPTCFAHLHCPPAVPGLAAEAMLSATNQSMDSWDQSPAATMLETRMVEDLCSLFGYDADAGDGVFTSGGTQSNFLGLLLARERFAAERFGTDVQRSGLPPRAKAMRILCSEEAHFTAEQAAAHLGLGENAVTTVETDEDRRLCPDALDRTLSDLHERELVPFALVGTAGTTDFGSIDPLSELADRADEHDLWFHVDAAYGGALAASDRHRDRLSGIDRADSIAVDFHKLFYQPISCGAFLLRDGSRYEHIARNASYLNPEGDNAPNLVAKSVQTTRRFDALKPYLTFKAVGRSGLAALIDGTVDLAADVADLLAEDDSFELVAEPTLNAIVFRYRPHDDLSDDLLGWINEAIRESLLREGEAVLARTEVDGVSALKFTLLNPRTTLSDVAAVLDTLERRGDSLCAVSPEVSR is encoded by the coding sequence ATGACGAAGGCCAACGCGAAGGAAATCGAGAAACGTGAGAGCGCGGACTCGCTGTTCCTCGGCAGCGACGGGGGGGACGACGCCTACCGGCGGGCGATGGCAAAAGCGACCGACGCGGTTCTCGATTCGGTCGGCGACGGCGAGCAACCCTACTCCGGTCAGTCGCCGGAATCGCTTCGAGAACTGTTCGCGGACGAATCGATGATTCCCGAGGAAGGTACGGGTGTCGAGGAAGCCATCGAGGACGCGAAGTCGATACTCCGGAACTCCGTGAACGTCTCGAACCCGACCTGTTTCGCCCACCTCCACTGCCCACCCGCGGTGCCGGGACTTGCCGCGGAGGCGATGCTCTCCGCGACGAACCAATCGATGGACTCGTGGGACCAGAGTCCGGCGGCGACGATGCTCGAAACGCGGATGGTCGAGGACCTCTGTTCGCTCTTCGGCTACGACGCCGACGCCGGAGACGGGGTGTTCACCAGCGGCGGCACGCAGTCGAACTTCCTCGGACTCCTGCTCGCCCGCGAGCGGTTCGCCGCGGAGCGCTTCGGCACCGACGTTCAGCGGTCGGGCCTTCCGCCGCGCGCGAAGGCGATGCGAATCCTCTGCTCCGAGGAGGCACACTTCACGGCCGAACAGGCCGCCGCCCACCTCGGGTTGGGGGAGAACGCGGTGACGACCGTCGAAACCGACGAGGACCGACGGCTGTGCCCGGACGCGCTCGACCGAACCCTGTCGGACCTCCACGAGCGGGAACTGGTCCCGTTCGCCCTCGTCGGCACCGCCGGAACGACGGACTTCGGGAGCATCGACCCGCTTTCCGAACTCGCCGACCGGGCGGACGAACACGACCTGTGGTTCCACGTCGATGCGGCCTACGGCGGCGCGCTGGCCGCGAGCGACCGCCACCGCGACCGGCTCTCCGGCATCGACCGCGCGGACTCCATCGCCGTCGATTTCCACAAACTGTTCTACCAGCCCATCAGCTGTGGCGCGTTCCTGCTGCGCGACGGCTCGCGGTACGAACACATCGCGCGAAACGCCTCCTACCTCAACCCCGAAGGGGACAACGCGCCGAACCTCGTCGCCAAATCCGTCCAGACGACGCGCCGCTTCGACGCGCTCAAACCGTACCTCACGTTCAAAGCCGTCGGGCGGAGCGGATTGGCCGCCCTCATCGACGGCACCGTCGACCTCGCCGCCGACGTCGCGGACCTGCTCGCGGAGGACGATTCGTTCGAACTGGTCGCCGAACCGACGCTCAACGCCATCGTCTTCCGCTATCGGCCGCACGACGACCTCTCCGACGACCTGCTGGGATGGATAAACGAGGCGATACGCGAGTCGCTGCTCCGGGAGGGCGAGGCGGTCCTCGCCCGAACCGAAGTCGATGGCGTTTCCGCGCTGAAGTTCACCCTCCTCAACCCGCGGACGACGCTCTCGGACGTCGCCGCCGTCCTCGATACGCTCGAACGGCGCGGCGATTCGCTGTGCGCCGTCTCGCCGGAGGTGAGTCGATGA
- a CDS encoding IucA/IucC family protein, giving the protein MIPPSATDDPDVVAAAATTHAFLNSYLRETGDYEVVEDSSAESGNAIRFELSAVGVEVVVPLSYRSETGRHLFDLPARFRAGGEWTTLDYATLASLVVTDLSKKRADDNVADEFLGRVLSSKRATERFVEARADDLDRLYGTDFEFADAEQSLVFGHLLHPTPKSREGIAARDAPTYAPELRGSFPLHYFRASPELVAHDSARDESATEWVKSELRDDPAVSESFVAEHVESDDALIPVHPWQAEHLLRKPFVESLSDDGSLEHLGPVGRDFYPTSSVRTLYSPESSFMVKGSLAVTITNSERTNKRPELERGVAITELMDTALGDELRSRFPDFDVVRDPAYLTVEAGDGAESGFEVVLRENPFRGEDARNATPIVGLCQDSLSGGNSRLANIVEEIAEREGRSTAAVSRDWFREYLSVAIRPVLWLYLTRGVGLEAHQQNSVLMLRDGYPDEFRYRDNQGYYFVESTQNEVEEFLPGVAERADTLVSDELADERIRYYVVLNNAFGVVNAFGCAGLVDERELLSLLREELESLAEYEREESSLATSLLTERRVACKANLLTRFHGMDELTGTLENQSVYSNVPNPLVTELEVKP; this is encoded by the coding sequence ATGATTCCCCCGAGTGCGACCGACGACCCCGACGTCGTTGCCGCCGCCGCGACGACCCACGCCTTCCTCAACTCCTATCTCCGGGAGACCGGCGACTACGAGGTCGTCGAAGATTCCTCGGCGGAGTCCGGGAACGCGATTCGGTTCGAACTGTCGGCCGTCGGCGTCGAAGTCGTCGTTCCGCTTTCGTACCGGTCGGAGACGGGTCGTCACCTGTTCGACCTCCCGGCGCGGTTCCGCGCGGGCGGCGAGTGGACGACGCTCGACTACGCCACGCTGGCGTCGCTCGTCGTCACGGACCTGTCGAAAAAGCGCGCGGACGACAACGTTGCCGACGAGTTCCTCGGCAGGGTGCTGTCCAGCAAACGGGCGACGGAGCGGTTCGTCGAAGCGCGCGCCGACGATCTCGATAGGTTGTACGGCACCGACTTCGAGTTCGCCGACGCCGAGCAGTCGCTCGTCTTCGGCCACCTGCTCCACCCGACGCCGAAGAGCAGGGAGGGAATCGCCGCCCGCGACGCGCCGACGTACGCCCCGGAACTGCGCGGGTCGTTCCCGCTCCACTACTTCCGGGCGTCCCCCGAACTCGTCGCGCACGATTCGGCGCGGGACGAGAGCGCGACCGAGTGGGTGAAATCCGAACTCCGCGACGACCCGGCCGTCTCCGAGTCGTTCGTCGCGGAACACGTCGAAAGCGACGACGCGTTGATTCCGGTTCACCCGTGGCAGGCCGAACACCTGCTCCGGAAACCGTTCGTGGAGTCGCTGTCGGACGACGGGTCACTCGAACACCTCGGTCCGGTGGGTCGGGACTTCTATCCCACCTCGTCGGTTCGGACGCTGTACAGCCCGGAATCGTCGTTCATGGTGAAGGGGTCGCTCGCCGTCACCATCACGAACTCCGAGCGGACGAACAAGCGGCCCGAACTGGAACGCGGCGTCGCCATCACCGAACTCATGGATACGGCCCTCGGGGACGAACTGCGGTCGCGGTTCCCCGACTTCGACGTGGTGCGCGACCCGGCCTATCTGACGGTCGAAGCGGGCGACGGAGCGGAATCCGGGTTCGAAGTCGTCCTGCGCGAGAACCCCTTCCGCGGCGAGGACGCGAGAAACGCGACGCCCATCGTGGGGCTCTGTCAGGACTCGCTGTCCGGCGGTAACTCCCGGCTCGCCAACATCGTGGAGGAAATCGCGGAGCGGGAGGGCCGGTCAACCGCCGCGGTGAGCCGGGACTGGTTCCGCGAGTACCTCTCCGTCGCCATCCGACCGGTGCTGTGGCTCTATTTGACCCGCGGCGTCGGATTGGAAGCCCACCAGCAAAACAGCGTGCTGATGCTTCGGGACGGCTATCCCGACGAATTCCGCTACCGGGACAATCAGGGCTACTACTTCGTCGAATCGACGCAGAACGAAGTCGAGGAGTTCCTCCCCGGCGTCGCCGAGCGTGCGGACACGCTCGTCTCCGACGAACTGGCCGACGAGCGAATCCGCTACTACGTGGTCCTGAACAACGCGTTCGGGGTGGTCAACGCGTTCGGCTGTGCCGGACTCGTGGACGAACGCGAGTTGCTCTCACTCCTGCGCGAGGAACTGGAATCGCTCGCGGAGTACGAACGCGAGGAGTCGTCGCTGGCGACGAGTTTGCTCACGGAGCGGCGGGTCGCGTGCAAGGCGAACCTGCTCACCCGGTTCCACGGCATGGACGAACTCACCGGAACGCTCGAAAATCAGTCCGTCTATTCGAACGTCCCCAACCCGCTCGTGACGGAACTGGAGGTGAAACCATGA
- a CDS encoding GNAT family N-acetyltransferase, translating to MTGPAGLVASNYDFQTRDDDAEKTISFREASMERDLGRLHRWLNEPHVLPYWQLDDPLPEFRRTLAGKLADDHQTLYVGHLDHVPMSYWESYWAADDDLADHYDAKPTDQGIHLLIGVPEFLGHGYAEPLLRAMTAFQFRHDETDRIVTEPDVRNDKVIYVFENCGFEPRRELSLEEKDALLMVCERERFETEVLGR from the coding sequence ATGACCGGCCCGGCCGGACTCGTGGCGTCGAACTACGACTTCCAGACGCGCGACGACGATGCGGAAAAGACGATTTCGTTCCGGGAGGCGTCGATGGAGCGCGACCTCGGCCGCCTGCACCGCTGGCTGAACGAACCCCACGTCCTGCCGTACTGGCAGTTGGACGACCCGCTTCCCGAGTTCCGACGGACGCTCGCCGGAAAGCTGGCCGACGACCACCAGACGCTCTACGTCGGCCACCTCGACCACGTTCCGATGAGCTACTGGGAATCGTACTGGGCCGCGGACGACGACCTCGCGGACCACTACGATGCGAAGCCGACGGACCAAGGAATCCACCTGCTCATCGGCGTCCCGGAGTTCCTGGGCCACGGCTACGCCGAACCCCTGCTCCGGGCCATGACGGCGTTCCAGTTCCGCCACGACGAGACGGACCGAATCGTGACGGAACCCGACGTTCGCAACGACAAGGTCATCTACGTCTTCGAGAACTGCGGGTTCGAACCGCGACGGGAGCTGTCGTTGGAGGAAAAGGACGCCCTGCTGATGGTCTGTGAGCGCGAGCGATTCGAGACGGAGGTGCTGGGTCGATGA
- a CDS encoding lysine N(6)-hydroxylase/L-ornithine N(5)-oxygenase family protein — MTDDERSTDSYDVVGIGLGPFNLGLAALLEETESDALFLERKPEFEWHGGMLIEDATLEVPFLADLVTLADPTSEYTYLNYLRETDRLYEFYFYETFQVPRREYDDYCRWVAETLGNTAFSRTVTDVRYDEDRKEFHVTARDPESGGTCGTFEYRAENVVVGVGSVPKIPEALQGHPSEDVFHTASYLDRRERCLDAGAITVVGSGQSAAEVFLDLLKRQPEASYRLDWLTRSEGFFPMEYSKLGLQHFTPEYTEYFYDLPQERKDDLVPEQGLLYKGIDPETSEEIYDLLYERSIGDADPDVGMLATTEVEDIEATDGGYRLTCEQWQEGERFAHESDVVVLGTGYHRPRPPFLAGIEDRIARDAKGRLRIAENYEIEFDGAARLFVQNADLYSHGVGTPDLGLGCQRNAVIIESLLGEERYPTDEDTVFQDFSVERFCSKSPGSERLDDERATPTQED; from the coding sequence ATGACGGACGACGAACGTTCGACGGACAGCTACGACGTCGTTGGTATCGGCCTCGGCCCGTTCAACCTCGGTTTGGCGGCGCTGCTCGAGGAGACGGAGAGCGACGCGCTGTTCCTCGAACGGAAACCGGAGTTCGAGTGGCACGGCGGCATGCTCATCGAGGACGCGACCCTCGAAGTGCCGTTCCTCGCCGACCTCGTGACGCTCGCCGACCCGACGAGCGAGTACACGTATCTGAACTACCTCCGGGAGACGGACCGTCTCTACGAGTTCTACTTCTACGAGACGTTTCAGGTGCCCCGGCGGGAGTACGACGACTACTGTCGGTGGGTCGCCGAAACCCTCGGCAACACGGCGTTCTCCCGCACCGTGACCGACGTTCGGTACGACGAGGACCGGAAGGAGTTCCACGTCACCGCCCGCGACCCGGAAAGCGGCGGGACGTGCGGGACGTTCGAGTACCGCGCGGAGAACGTGGTGGTCGGCGTCGGAAGCGTCCCGAAGATCCCCGAGGCGCTACAAGGGCACCCGAGCGAGGACGTGTTCCACACCGCCAGCTACCTCGACCGCAGGGAACGCTGTCTCGACGCCGGGGCGATTACGGTCGTCGGGTCGGGCCAGAGCGCCGCCGAGGTGTTCTTAGACCTGCTCAAGCGACAACCCGAGGCGAGCTACCGCCTCGACTGGCTCACGCGCTCGGAGGGGTTCTTCCCGATGGAGTACTCGAAACTGGGGCTTCAGCACTTCACGCCCGAGTACACCGAGTACTTCTACGACCTGCCACAGGAGCGAAAGGACGACCTCGTGCCCGAGCAAGGGTTGCTGTACAAGGGAATCGACCCGGAGACGAGCGAGGAAATCTACGACCTGTTGTACGAGCGCTCCATCGGCGACGCGGACCCGGACGTCGGCATGCTCGCCACGACCGAAGTCGAGGACATCGAGGCGACGGACGGCGGCTACCGACTGACCTGCGAGCAGTGGCAGGAAGGCGAGCGGTTCGCCCACGAAAGCGACGTGGTGGTCCTCGGAACCGGCTATCACCGCCCGAGGCCGCCGTTCCTCGCCGGAATCGAGGATCGAATCGCCCGCGACGCGAAGGGACGCCTTCGCATCGCCGAGAACTACGAAATCGAGTTCGACGGCGCGGCCCGCCTGTTCGTGCAGAACGCCGACCTGTACAGCCACGGCGTCGGGACGCCCGACCTCGGACTCGGCTGTCAGCGAAACGCGGTCATCATCGAGTCGCTGCTCGGCGAGGAACGGTATCCGACCGACGAGGACACCGTTTTTCAGGATTTCTCCGTCGAGCGGTTCTGCTCGAAATCACCCGGAAGCGAACGATTGGACGACGAACGCGCGACACCCACACAGGAGGACTGA